The Medicago truncatula cultivar Jemalong A17 chromosome 4, MtrunA17r5.0-ANR, whole genome shotgun sequence genome includes a region encoding these proteins:
- the LOC11443427 gene encoding chaperonin 60 subunit alpha 2, chloroplastic — protein MNTQIHPHTSLLFFPPNRFNFISSFSSFRRRNPQFAVRASPKKISFGKECRENLQVGIDKLADAVSLTVGPKGRNVILSESGKLKVINDGVTIARSIELSDAIENAGAMLIQEVASKMNDLAGDGTSTAIILARAMIKSGLSAVAFGANPISLKKGMEKTVKDLVKFLKKRSIPVEGRDHIKAVASISAGNDEYVGNLIAEAIEKIGFDGVITIESSRSSETSVVIEEGMKIDRGYMSPHFITNQEKSIVEFDNAKVLVTDQKISSVREIVPLLEKAMQLSAPLLIIAEDVTAQVLETLIVNKMQGLLRVAAVKCPGLGDGKKALLQDIALMTGADFLCGDLGLTLEGTTSDQLGSALKVKITSNATTIFADPNTKAEIQARILQIKKDLIETDNANHSRKLSERIAKLTGGIAVIKVGAHTELELEDRKLRIEDAKNATFAAINEGLVPGGGATYVHLLDLIPAIKNSMEDLDEQIGADIVAKALVEPAKSIAANAGVDGDVVVEKTRTFDWRIGYNAMTGTYEDLLNAGVADPSRVARCALQSAVSIAGVVLTTQAILVDKVKKPKPRVPLVPGITP, from the exons ATGAATACGCAAATTCATCCTCACAcatctcttctcttcttccctCCGAATCgattcaatttcatttcttcattctCA TCTTTTCGTCGGAGAAACCCACAATTTGCGGTGCGAGCAAGCCCAAAGAAGATATCCTTCGGTAAGGAATGCAGGGAGAATTTACAAGTCGGGATTGATAAACTCGCTGATGCAGTCTCTCTTACGGTTGGACCCAAAG GACGGAATGTTATTCTTTCTGAATCTGGAAAACTTAAAGTAATAAATGACGGCGTCACAATTGCTCGATCCATAGAGCTTTCCGATGCAATTGAGAATGCTGGTGCCATGCTAATTCAAGAG GTTGCAAGTAAAATGAATGATTTGGCTGGTGATGGTACCAGCACTGCAATTATTTTGGCTCGCGCTATGATTAAATCTGGATTATCAGCAGTTGCTTTTGGGGCAAATCCTATTTCTTTGAAGAAGGGAATGGAAAAGACAGTAAAAGATTTGGTGAAGTTCTTGAAGAAGAGAAGTATTCCTGTTGAAGGAAGGGATCATATCAAAG CTGTAGCTTCGATTTCTGCTGGAAATGACGAGTATGTTGGTAATTTGATTGCTGAAGCTATAGAGAAGATTGGATTTGATGGGGTAATCACCATTGAGTCATCCCGATCATCTGAAACCTCTGTGGTAATTGAAGAAGGGATGAAG ATTGATAGGGGTTACATGTCTCCTCACTTCATCACCAACCAGGAAAAATCCATTGTAGAGTTTGACAATGCTAAAGTTTTGGTAACGGATCAGAAGATTTCAAGCGTCAGAGAAATAGTTCCTTTGCTGGAAAAGGCTATGCAGTTGAGTGCTCCGCTCTTAATTATTGCGGAGGACGTTACTGCACAAGTGTTGGAAACATTAATAGTGAACAAAATGCAAGGATTACTACGAGTTGCAGCTGTAAAATGTCCAGGATTAGGAGATGGAAAGAAAGCATTGTTACAAGATATTGCGCTCATGACGG GTGCGGATTTTCTCTGTGGAGATTTGGGTCTTACACTTGAAGGTACAACATCAGACCAGCTTGGTTCTGCACTGAAAGTGAAAATAACCAGCAATGCAACAACTATATTTGCTGATCCAAACACTAAGGCTGAAATTCAGGCTAGAATTTTACAGATAAAGAAGGATCTTATTGAAACAGACAATGCAAACCATTCGAGAAAGCTCTCAGAGAGAATTGCGAAACTCACTGGCGGTATAGCTGTTATAAAG GTAGGTGCACACACTGAGCTAGAACTTGAGGATAGAAAACTGAGGATTGAGGATGCTAAGAATGCTACTTTTGCTGCCATAAATGAGGGACTTGTTCCTGGAGGGGGTGCCACATATGTCCACCTTTTGGACTTGATACCTGCCATAAAGAACTCCATGGAAGATCTAGATGAGCAAATTGGTGCTGATATTGTGGCGAAG GCACTTGTCGAACCTGCTAAATCAATTGCAGCTAATGCTGGAGTTGATGGAGATGTTGTTGTCGAGAAGACTAGAACATTTGACTGGAGAATCGGATACAATGCCATGACTGGCACATATGAAGATCTTTTGAATGCTGGAGTAGCAGATCCTAGTCGAGTTGCAAGATGTGCTCTTCAAAGTGCAGTCTCCATTGCTGGCGTGGTTCTAACTACTCAAGCTATATTGgttgataaagtaaaaaaacCCAAGCCACGTGTACCCCTGGTCCCTGGTATAACTCCCTAA